A region of Aquarana catesbeiana isolate 2022-GZ linkage group LG08, ASM4218655v1, whole genome shotgun sequence DNA encodes the following proteins:
- the LOC141105519 gene encoding ubiquitin carboxyl-terminal hydrolase 5-like produces the protein MWSPFPFLSPPCLTSIVFPSVQNNSLERAVDWIFSHIDDLDAEAAMDLSEGRSAAESVSESLPAAGPRVKDGNGRYELFAFISHMGTSTMCGHYVCHIKKEGRWVIYNDQKVCASEKPPKDLGYIYFYQRVHS, from the exons ATGTGGTCCCCCTTCCCGTTCCTTTCTCCCCCTTGTCTCACCTCCATTGTCTTCCCCTCTGTACAGAATAACAGTCTGGAGAGAGCCGTGGATTGGATCTTCTCTCACATTGATGATTTAGATGCTGAAGCCGCCATGGATCTGTCCGAGGGGCGATCTGCCGCCGAGTCCGTGTCCGAGAGCCTCCCCGCTGCCGGACCTCGTGTGAAAGATGGAAATGGCC GATATGAATTATTTGCGTTCATCAGTCACATGGGCACGTCCACCATGTGCGGCCACTATGTGTGTCATATAAAGAAGGAGGGAAG GTGGGTGATCTACAATGACCAGAAGGTCTGTGCCTCCGAGAAGCCTCCCAAAGACCTCGGCTACATTTACTTCTACCAGCGCGTTCACagttaa